One genomic region from Tigriopus californicus strain San Diego chromosome 4, Tcal_SD_v2.1, whole genome shotgun sequence encodes:
- the LOC131879510 gene encoding uncharacterized protein LOC131879510 has translation MVVRARAFGHDGVDTDSPEAKYSGRHKEQFSLWQKGWRELGLLGSATCRILKGRGSNLAYLFIPALISIIWLIVCLLTVRSPSLSLEERFSQKNLREYFDVKTFEDGILHVETVHHEPIEIPVGETVHAVIAMPFLDVNPLGATEYIQTLEWLLIYCTVPLTLHIITNTDSIPYVERIVDRVNKTASSEFHAQIVSLADIMEETSNNICPKLTVSEEFCDILMGKMTPLLFPYLFPKLDHAIYIDREIVFQDDIGFLFQTLNTSNNICPKLTVSEEFCDILMGKMTPLLFPYLFPKLDHAIYIDREIVFQDDIGFLFQTLNTMKKKSKAALGLAPEQTNTYMRSFAGWQRVNPTTRLGRPPPEGKPGYNPSLMLMDLEKLRASVQFKTYFSEIRLNKLMKQYLFHSSADIPSLGDIINLMAADNENMFYNIGCEWNRNSRSSTDLLDKKYNVCPGVNHIRAWHGNPDQERILAVKEKNISVGRRRVVDEDELLNMP, from the exons ATGGTGGTTCGAGCCCGTGCTTTTGGCCACGATGGCGTGGACACGGACTCTCCCGAGGCCAAATATTCGGGTCGACATAAAGAGCAATTCTCCCTTTGGCAGAAAGGTTGGAGGGAACTGGGTCTTCTGGGGAGCGCCACCTGTCGGATCCTCAAAGGCCGAGGCTCCAACCTTGCGTATCTATTCATTCCCGCGTTGATATCGATCATCTGGCTTATCGTATGCTTGCTCACCGTCAGGAGTCCGAGTCTCTCTTTAGAAGAGAGATTTTCGCAGAAAAACCTAAGG GAATATTTCGATGTCAAAACCTTTGAGGATGGTATACTTCACGTTGAAACTGTCCATCATGAGCCCATTGAGATTCCAGTGGGCGAAACTGTTCACGCAGTCATTGCTATGCCATTTTTGGATGTGAATCCCCTTGGAGCTACCGA atacaTTCAGACTCTGGAATGGCTCCTGATTTATTGCACAGTACCATTGACCCTCCACATTATCACCAACACGGACAGTATTCCTTACGTGGAGAGGATCGTGGACCGAGTCAACAAAACCGCCAGCAGCGAGTTCCATGCCCAAATCGTGTCTTTGGCCGACATCATGGAGGAGACTTCGAACAATATTTGTCCCAAGCTGACAGTGTCCGAGGAGTTTTGTGACATCCTCATGGGCAAGATGACCCCTCTCTTGTTCCCATATCTCTTCCCTAAACTGGACCATGCCATATACATTGACCGTGAGATAGTGTTCCAAGACGACATCGGATTCCTCTTCCAAACTTTGAACACTTCGAACAATATTTGTCCCAAGCTGACAGTGTCCGAGGAGTTTTGTGACATCCTCATGGGCAAGATGACCCCACTCTTGTTCCCATATCTCTTCCCTAAACTGGACCATGCCATATACATTGACCGTGAGATAGTGTTCCAAGACGACATCGGATTCCTCTTCCAAACTTTGAAcacgatgaaaaagaaatcaaaagctGCCTTGGGCCTAGCCCCCGAGCAGACGAATACCTATATGCGGTCCTTTGCCGGATGGCAAAGAGTCAACCCGACCACGAGGTTGGGTCGCCCACCGCCAGAGGGCAAACCGGGCTACAACCCCTCGCTCATGCTTATGGACTTGGAGAAGCTCCGAGCTAGTGTTCAGTTCAAGACCTACTTCAGTGAGATCCGTTTGAACAAGCTCATGAAGCAGTATCTGTTTCACAGTAGTGCCGATATCCCCTCGTTGGGCGacatcatcaatttgatggcGGCTGACAACGAGAATATGTTCTACAACATCGGGTGCGAGTGGAACAGGAACTCTCGTAGTTCAACGGATCTGTTGGACAAAAAGTACAATGTGTGTCCGGGGGTCAATCATATCCGTGCTTGGCACGGCAACCCTGACCAAGAGCGCATCTTGGCGGTGAAGGAGAAGAACATCTCCGTGGGTCGACGGAGGGTGGTGGATGAGGACGAGCTACTAAACATGCCTTGA